Proteins co-encoded in one Candidatus Methanomethylophilaceae archaeon genomic window:
- a CDS encoding DUF120 domain-containing protein: protein MGNKYSFALRKLALLGAIDDYIAVSSRELGSVLEMSQQSASKRILELLDEKYIIRDLGARRQRIKITPKGVEELKREYNEYRRIFELTDQVTIHGAIASGMGEGGYYICQEGYMKQFEEMLGFTPFQGTLNVVIDPEDISKLDIVRSTAGCMISGFTCDERSFGNVIAYKAKIRNIDCAIVVPERSHYMDTIEIICQYHLRRTLSLEDGDRVDVKISL, encoded by the coding sequence ATGGGAAACAAGTACTCTTTCGCCCTGAGGAAGCTGGCCCTGCTGGGCGCCATAGACGACTACATAGCCGTCTCCTCACGTGAGCTCGGAAGCGTCCTGGAGATGAGCCAGCAATCGGCCTCCAAAAGGATTCTGGAGCTTCTGGACGAAAAGTACATCATAAGGGACCTTGGGGCCAGAAGGCAGCGCATCAAAATAACCCCCAAAGGGGTCGAGGAGCTGAAGAGGGAATACAACGAGTACCGCCGCATCTTCGAGCTCACCGACCAGGTCACCATCCACGGGGCCATCGCATCCGGGATGGGCGAAGGTGGCTATTACATATGCCAGGAAGGCTACATGAAGCAGTTCGAGGAGATGCTGGGGTTCACCCCTTTCCAGGGCACTCTTAACGTCGTCATCGACCCCGAAGACATAAGCAAGCTCGACATCGTCCGCAGCACCGCTGGATGCATGATAAGCGGCTTCACCTGCGACGAAAGGAGCTTCGGGAACGTCATAGCGTACAAGGCGAAGATACGCAACATCGATTGCGCCATCGTCGTGCCGGAAAGGTCCCATTACATGGACACGATAGAGATAATCTGCCAATACCACCTCAGGCGCACGCTGAGCCTGGAAGATGGCGACCGCGTGGACGTAAAAATCAGCCTTTGA